The Hippocampus zosterae strain Florida chromosome 10, ASM2543408v3, whole genome shotgun sequence genome contains the following window.
AGCACGTTTCTTCAACGGCTTCGGATCAACACGGAGCGCCTTCCCAACAGCCTCTGGGACAGTTCAAAGCGGATCGCTCGGGAAAAGGGCGCGCTTGAATTCCGCTCTAATATCGTCTCCCTTTCTTGTCTGGTTCAACTTCCGAAAGGAGTTGCGCTCAAGTGCGCCCGTGTGCTTTTGTCCACAGTTGACGTGAGCATGAAAGGCCCCCACGACTACATCTCGGCCACGGAATGGCCGCTCATGCTGGTAAGAACCCATGACAGTGACCCGACCCGGGAGTGAACTTTTTGTCTGTCGGCGCCGCCCTCACGAGTGGCAGTGAGCCACACACAGTTGGTTAACAAAAGCGgctaatattagtgccgtaccGATGAGACGACACGAGCGGCCGCCACATAGACGCGACGCTCTCGGGCTGTTGGCCCAATTGTGGACCCGACACACTGATTGCGGAAGGCGCTCAGTGGGCTGCGTTTCTCCCGCGCTCAGTTCTACATGGCCATGTGCATCGTTTACGTGCTGCTGGCGCTCTTGTGGCTTGCGCTGTCGGCGTGCTACTGGAGGGACCTGCTCAGGATCCAGTTCTGGATCGGAGGCGTCATCTTCCTGGGGATGCTGGAGAAGGCCGTTTACTACGCCGAATTTCAGAGCATCAGATACGACGGCTTGTCAggtgagcgccgccgccgccttgcgAAACGGCGGTCCCACGCGGTCCCAAACGGCGCCGTCCTTCCCCCTCCAGTGCGCGGGGCGGCGGCGTTGGCCGAGGTCCTGTCGGCCGTCAAGAGGACGCTGGCCCGCGTCTTGGTCATCATCGCCAGCCTGGGATACGGCATCGTCAAGTGAGTGCGGCCTCcggcgggggggggcggccctTCTCGTGGACGCCGCTAACGGGGGCCCGCGTGTCCGGCAGGCCCAGGCTGGGCGCCTTGCTGCACCGCGTGGTGGGCGTCGGCCTGCTCTACCTCACCTTCTCGGCGGCGGAGGGCCTCCTGCGCATCAACGCCGTGAGTGGCCGTCGTGGGGGCGCGCCGCTTTGCCGGCTCCTGACGGGGGCGCGCCGCTCTCCCTCCCCCTCCAGGATCGCGGCGACAACGCCGGCAGTGTTCTTCTGTGCGACGTGGTGCTGGCCTTCACCGATTCCTGCGTCATCTGGTGGATATCCTTtgcagccgggggggggggggggggggcagctggcGTCATCCCGGTTGCATTTTTTCCCGTTTGTTGTTGCccttgactgtttttttctttgggctGGGGCACATCTTTGTGAGTCTGGCTCAGACCATGAAGCTGCTCCGACTGCGCCGCAACCTGGTCAAGCTGTCGCTCTACAGACACTTCACCAACACGCTGCTCTTCGCCGTCATCGGTACGGAGGCACGCTTTTTCATACAATCTGGCACCCGGTGAGCGCGCCGTTGCACGTCGTCGTCTCGGCGAGGACTCCCGAGCGTCCTTTGCGTGCGATCGAAGGTCTGCTCGCCTCGGTCTGCGCATAATCGCCGTTGTGTTTTTGTAGCGTCGGTCATCTTCATCGTTTGGACCACAAAGACCTTCAAGATGGCCAAATGTCAGTCTGTAAGTGTTGAGCGCTCTCGAGTGCAACCGTTTGCGGAGCAAACGACAAAGAAGCTCTTGCTCATGCGCGTAGGACTGGCGCGAGCTTTGGATCGATGATGCTTTCTGGCGTTTCCTGTTCTCCGCCATCCTGCTGGTCATCATGTTCCTCTGGCGACCTTCGGCCAATAACCAGAGGTGGGCCGCTTTCTTTTGTTCCGGGGCCGTCCGCGAGGGCACTTTTGCTCGGAAAACGATTGGGATTCAGAACCTCCAAAAGGCAACGCCGTGTTTTGCAGGTACGCCTTCCGCCCTCTGGTGGACGATGAGGAGAgtgacgaagaggaggaggaggagctcatGGTGAACGAAGCTTTCGGTCAGACGGCTTTTCTTTCTCCTCGCCACCTCAAACGTGTTTGCGCGCAAGCCTTTTGCCGTCGCGCCGGACGAAAAGGGCAAACTAAAGTATTTCTTTTCACCTTCGGACAATTGTGAGGAATCACTTTTTTCCTACGGCAAACGTTCAAACCTCAAAATGGTGGAAACGATCCCGCATGTGAAAGAAAGGCGGGCGAGCGGGAGTCTCCCGGGCTGGCGGCAGAACGCTTTCTTGCAAAGCAAAAACAAGCGAGCAAACAAAGCCCAAAGTGACCCAAAGTCTCTCGGGTGCCATGTTGTTTTTCTCGACACAGAGGGCATGAAGATGAGGGGCGTGAAGAACGAGACCAACGGGGCCGCCAGAGCCAACAAAGTGGTGAATGTTGACAACACGCAAATGCAACTGCCATCCGCCCGTCCGCTGCTTTGCCATACCGGTGACCTGCTTCAGGGTTTTGTCCGTCTGTCCGCGTGCCGAACGAACCCTTCTCGTCTTTTTGTCAGGATGAAGATCTGAAGTGGGTGGAGGAGAACATCCCCTCGTCCATGGCCGACGTGTAAGTGTTGGCGCCGCGCACCCGCGTGACCTCGCGCATTCCACGGCGCGCCGCTCATGCCCTGTCTTCCCGCCCGCAGCGCCCTGCCGCCCCTGCTCGACTCGGACGAGGTGAGTGCCCGAGGCGGGCGGCAAattcttttttggggtgcgctgtgggggagagggagggagacgCACACGACGGGCAGGTTGTTACGAGGGCTGCGGGTTTTGAACGTGCGCCAAAAGCAGCCGCGGTGAGGAACGTGGGCGGCCACCCACCAGCGGGGGGCGCCAAAGCCTGAAAGAGCAGAGCAGAGAGCGGCCCTCCAGAGGCAAATTTGCACTTGCGCGCTGACGGTTCGCCGCAGACGGCGCTTATGTAAAGCGGGGCGAGACCGTGGCCAGAAATTGCGGCGGATGATGTTGAAGAGATGGGATGGCGTCCGCAATGGCCACACCGCGACGGGGAACGTGATGCGCCGCCGCGCCGTTGACGGCATGATTCGCCCACCCCGGCGTTTCGCAATGTTGGTAGCGACCCCCGCGTAGGAAGGAGGCAACGGACGGCCCGCGCCGGCCGCCGCTTTGAAGTAGTCCGTCAAAAGCGCAGGTGCGAGTCTCCCGGGGCCACATCTTTGTTTGGGGCTCGCTGTCGGGAAAGTGAAGGGCAATCGGCGACCAATCAAGGGCAAacttgtgcttttgtgtgtcagGAGACCAAGACGACCATGTTTGAGATGTCCAAGATGGAGTGACGTCCTTTGAGGCGGGGAAGGGACGCGGCGGGGCGAGGCCCGAGCCACCTCCGGGGCACCCGAGCCCGACTCGATGAGCTTCCTTCGGGCAAACGCTCAACCGCGGCCGCTTTGCTGTTTTTCTCGGAGCCAAGGCTGctttttgtatttatgtacagaCGCGCGGCGACGGATGCGACGCATGACTTTTGCTCGCCCCTTCAATGTACCGATGCCGGGTTGTGTACACCGTTGCCGTGGCAGCGCTGCCCAAACACAGTGTGGGGGCGGGTCTCTTGGTGGACTTTTGGGTTCGGTCTCTTGTGTTGGGACTGCTGAAGATCATTTTTCACCGCTTTTCATGTCATGTGACTAAAATAGCTTTGAAAAGTCTGCTTTGCACTCCTGACTTTATTGACACTGCGGGTCAgcacgcaaccccccccccccccccgaatgcgttcacacgtgcaaaatgcaatttcagCCTTTGTTTTAGTTTCTTGTTCATTTCATAAATGAGCTTGAGGGgatgaagggggcgggggttgtccgtcttctcattaaaaatgtgttttttttcatgatttcaaaataaaaaaaccaaaGGCCAACATCTTAAGACTCGGAGAAACCCCCCTTTTCAAAACATCAAAACCCCAAGCCGACATTTTCGTGTTTGTATCGTCGAAGAATGAAAAGGAGCcccttttgcactttttttcaaaagcttGAGTCAATACATACTGAAGTCGGAAAGATTTGGCGCGTGGGGATTTGCCGCCGCCCTCCAGAGAAGAAGTCCTTCGGCGAGACCACAAGAGGGACGCCGTGACGGAGGAAGAAGGAAGAAAAGGGGAAGCCCGTCGAGATATGAAGGCCAGAGGATTTCCTTTGGACGGCCAACGAGCGGGAAGGCGTTTTGCTGCCCATTAGGTAGCTTTTGACGGCCGTTGCGCACGCAGCCGGGAGCGCGCGCCGCACACACGGAAACGGGACGAGGGCGTCGTCCGCAAACGAACCTCCTTTGGCGCTCACTCCAACTACCGTGGCCTTTATTATTCCTCGACTTGGTGTCGAGCGTGGGAAAAGGCGCATCTCGATTTATGCAAAGTCGAGACAAAGATGTGGCCTGATGATTACAAGGCCCGCCGAAGCGTGTCGAAAATCCAGCCCAAAatgtcccccctcccctccgaaTGCGGCCCAGGCTCTCTCGCGACAGGAGCATTGAGCTTGTGAGCATCGCAATCTGAGCGGCAAAAAGCCCCAAGTGCGCATGCGCGCTCGTCACGTTTGCCTTCgcgcctcccccctccccccgccgcaAAGAAATCTGTTTATCGCGGCGGTTACGTAACAGGATGAGATTATCGATACGTGGATTAATGAGCGTCCAATGGCGGCCGTCCCCATCCCCCAATCCAGCCAGCACGCGccccaaaataaacacaactccacacacacacgcgcacgcaccagTTGACTTGTTAGATTTTCCTCTTTATTCCactattctcccccccccccccattttttttagcTATCAGACGTGAAGACTGGGCCGACACCGTCGTCATCATGAAAGTGTCAATGGCCGCAGAGGAACAAACAGTGACAGGATGTGCTTTtacaaaataagacaaagaATCAAAttggcttcttttttgggggggttctttCGTTTTTACATCATCATGTCCACAGAACAGTCTAAACACGCGACACAGAGATCTGGAGACATTTCAGTGTTGTTTGGTgggcgggaaggggggggggcgtcagtcTATGTACTGGAGTCCAATCTACTTGGAtggacatgggggggggggggtaactacAAAGCATCATGGCTGTCAATATAAAACTAACTGTCTTTTCTTTCCCTTCttcttttgatgcatttttatcccacagtggggggggggggggggggttgaaatccATGTTTCCCCCCtaccttttcatttttcttgaagACAATATAAAATGTAACAGACAAGCAGAGGGAATGGAATGCGTggggacgtgggggggggggattattgcTTTCCGAGTATTTCTCCCATTTTGCTGGGTTTGCCATCTACGTCAACATCGGCTCTCCCGCTCGCTCGCACTTTTGTCACCGCGGTGACCCGTGATAACTCCTTTTAGGTGGGGGAGCGGGGCGCGGGTGAGGGCGGGTGGCAACGAGGCAACGAGGATTTGGGTGTGGCGGTGGGTGGCTgtggtggggggtgaggggccGGGGTGCTCAGAGCTCCTTGCTCAGCGAAGTTCTAATCCTCTTTGCGTGGCCTCACGCGCTTCCCGCCTTTTGCTCTGCCGAATGATAACAGAAGAGAGTCAACACCGAGAGCCCGTCGACGGCAACAACACCGACATCGCCGTTACGCAAGCGCCGGAGCAGAAGATTAGCTTGTATATCGTGTTGGTCTACAAGTTGTGCGTTTCAAGTactcttttgggtttttttttcttgaaaggaaaaaaaaaatggtcgccGATGACTTTGCTCACATTGCCGCTTGAAACGTCTCTTTTGTACGTCTTTGGGCGGTCCCTGTCAAGTTAGCTAGCTCTTCGTGCTAAGCGGCTTTGCGTATGGCTCGGTTTTGGCCGGCCCAGTCAGGCTACCTTTCCGAGCTAAGTGTACGCGTGCGCCGCGGTAGCGTGCCGCGCTAGCGCGCGAGCTCGCGCTCTAATTGGTCGGCGGCGGCGGATACGGCGCCGCGGACGATGGCGGCGGCCGCGTGACGCAGCTCTCTTTTcctcgccgcctcctcctcgtcttcatcTTGCTCCCCTTGCTCCTCCCCCCCGGGCTCACGGCTACTGTTTGTTAGCGGCGGCGGTCGGCCGCGAGCGCCTCCTTCTCGGCGGCGCCGCGGTAACTCACCGCTGTTGACGGGCGGCGCCGTGGCGTTGAGGACCTTGGCGTTGGGCTCCTCCTTGGCCGCGGCGAGCTCCTTGCTCTTGGCGACGGGGCCGCGCCGGTTCTCGTCGTCGAGCTCCGGGCCGTCGCGGCCGTGGTCCTCGGCCGTTCCGTTCTGGCAGCCGTTGTCGCCGTTGGTGACGGGGGGCTGAGCGGGCGCGGGCGCGGTCTGCACCTCGGGCCGGCCTTCCTGCCGCCGGGCGTCCCGGTCATCGGCGCTTTCTCCGCCGGCGGCTTCGACGTGGACTTTGCCGTCCCCTCGGAGGTCCCCTTGGCCGTCCGCCGCCTGGGCGGcggcctcctcgtcctccttggCGGCATCGCCGGCGTCCACGCTGGCCGACTTGCCTTTGCGCAGGATGAAGTTCTTGAGGGAGACGGCCCGGCCGAAGTGGGGCCGCTTGGCCCTGGCGGACTTTGCGTCTTTTGCGTCCTCCGCGGCGCCGTCCTCGCCTGAAGCACACGAGCCGCGTTCAAGACCCCCCGCAAATGGCCGCTCACAATGTCACAATGTCGCTACTCTAAGCGCGCGTCGGTCGACAAAGGCGCGCTGACAAAGGTCTGCGGGTGGGGCAATGGCGGCCCCGCCCATTTCGGATGTCTCCCGCGCCTTTGCGGACCGAGAAAGGGCTCCCGATCGCACCCGGCGTCTGCGTTTCTGACCTGAGGGGGGCACGGCGTCCCGGTCCCCAGCGGGACCGCACTCTGCGTTGGCGCGCTTGGACTTGGGGATGACGCGCTTCTTAAAGGAGGTCCAGATGTCGTTGGCGTGCTGCGTGACGgcggcccccccgccggcctCGCCGGCCTCCTCCGCCTTCTCCTCGGCCTGGTCCTCCTCGTCGGCGCCCGGTTCGGCGTCCCGCTCCTCCTTGGCCTTGCCGGCGATGCCCGCCAGGGACGGGTCTCTCTTGAGGCCCTGGAAGGTCCAGGAGCGCTTGAGTTTCCACCTCTTCTGGCCCGAGTCCTTGGAATCCAACGTGGAGGAGTCTCCGCCCCCTTCcgcgtcgccgccgccgtcttCGCCGCCGCCCCTTTTGTGCGCTTTCTGCGCCATGAGCTTCTTGAAGGAGTGCCAGCGCTTCATGTGCTTGGCGGCGGCCGACGAAGACGAGGAGGCTTTGGGGTCCGCCTCCGTCTCGGCCTCGGCGGCGGCCTCGTCGGCGGCCGCGCGCAGCGCTTCGGCGTCCTCCAGGCGGTCCAGGGACTTGGAGCGGACCTTGACAGGCTTGGGAGCTTCCGGGGCGTCGGCGTCCTTCTTCTCGGTGCCGCGATGGGAGAAGATCTTGGCCACCGGCTTCCTGATCAGGTCTCGAACGGAAGCCTTGGATTCTTTGGCCTTCTTCTCGTCCTCCTTGTCTCCGTTTTCCGGCGCTTCGTCGGCAGCGGCCTCGGCCTCGccgacccctttggcctccGCCCCCTCGGCGGCGGCCGGCGGCTCGTCGGCGCCGGTCTCTCGGTCTTTGTCGGCGGCGCTCTCCTCCGAGCCGGCGCTCGGCTCTTTCTTTTTTCGTCCCGGCATCACCTTGCCCAGCCCGCTCTTGTTCAGGAAGGAGTCCAGGAAGGAGGTCTTGTGCTCGTGAGTCTCCGAGACGCGGGCGGCTTGCGCCTCGCCGCCGACCACCGCCGCCTCCTCATTGCCGCTCGCCGCCGCCTCTACCGGGGCGTCGTGATGGACGCCGTCTTTGGTCGGGATGACCTCGCTGTTGACCAAAGCGCCGTCTTTGTCCGCCGCCTCGCTGTCGCCGGTCTCCGATTTCTGGGCGGGTTCTTCAGCCTGCGTCTGCTTGCTCTCGGGGTTGTCGCCATCTTCCTGGAGCGCGGGCGCCGCGCCGGCTTCCGTCGCTGCCATTTCTCCGATGTGGAAAGCGACTGCAGCCGCAACAGAGAAaagtccttccttccttccttcctcccttgCCTGGCCTTCGTccctctcctcttcctcgcgCTCTCTGGCGATGGCTTCCTCCCGTTAGCTTGCGCTCTCCGCTCACGGAAAGCAGGGTGGAGAAGGCTGGCGCGGAGGGAAGCTCCTCAGCATCCTACTTATCCTTCGGACTCCTGCGAAGCACAAGGTGGCAAAAGAGTTAACGGAGCAAGCCAGGCGCTCGCCTTTGCGCTCGGCTCGTCGGTGCGTCACTCGTATGAGCCCCCAATAAAAGGATGAAGGACAAACCGATGTCCGCGCCCGTGTTGTCGAGGTGCCAATCGGCTTTCACGTGACACAAACGCCACACGAGGGAGGGCGGGGGCCGGCCGCATCCGAACCCTCCGCGCTTGTTTGTCGGGGGCCCAACTTGAGCAAAATAGATTATCATTGACCAGTGGCAGACCCTCAGGGCCAGcgaggccttctctgctggcctaaacattcctCCAATAGCATCAATTTCATTGAAGAAATTGAATGAAGACGTTGATCTGCTTGCGGGACTACTTTCTCGGGGCCCAACGTTCGAAACGAACGACCGGTGTCCTCCTTCCATTTTGGATTCCCAGCCCGTCCGTCAGATGCGGCTACGGCGCTCTCCCGGGAGCACAACGCCACAGCTCATTGGCCGGCCATCCAAGGTCGACGATGTTTTGTTTCCGGGACTTTTCACCATCTCGCTAATTGCTGACATATTTGCGCGCCTCTGTTGGCGTTGTCATCGAGCGGCTTAGTTTAGCGCCAGCTCGGCGtcgccgcccgcccgcccgcccggccTTTTAGCGCGCCGGCTTTAGCGCGTCGCTAATCCCACGTCGGGAGAGCGGCCAATTTCAAGGGGATTGACGTTCCCCGACCGTTTTGGGATCCGCCCCTCCGCGAGCCGGGGCGACGCTAACATGGGCGCGGCGCCTAAGTCAGCGATGACCCAGTTGACGGCCGCCGGCGGTGGCCATGACGCGCCCGTGCGCCGATCGGCCCCCTCAACGCCGTGACATCATCACGGTCGTCTTCCCTCCCTTCCTTTGATGTCATTCGGCGCTCCTCGAGAGCAAAGACCTCTTGAGCTCTCGCGCCCACCGTGGAGGCCCGCTGCGACGAGAGCCCGCTCGCCCTCCGAGAACATCCGGGCGCGTCGCGCTCTTCACCTATGTCGGATCTCCCCCAGAATCAAAGGCGGCGCACCTTGAGTGGAAACGTGTCGCCGCGGAGCCTTGTCGGAACAAAGCCAAACTTGGCGAGGAGCCCGCCCTCCAACAAATTTCTCCCGCTGTGAACTCGAAGCGGGTGATGGGCCAGCACCTTGACCTCTGACCTTTGACCCGAGTGTGTCAAGAGGCTTAAGCTCCGAAGTTGTTGATGAGCTGAGTAGGTACACACtggctctctctcgctcaccgTTCAATCCTTCAACGGGATCAGTGCGCCCAGCACGccgggacaacaacaacaacaaaaacaacaaaaagaacaacaCCACCACcggcacacgtgcgcacacaccgCGAGGAAACGCCACGCGCTGTACTCCTGCTGACTTCGGCGGTAGTTGCAACCGCTTTGCGCGGCGCCGTTCGAAAAATCCCAAATGGAGCGCTTTGACTCGCGGGCGCCTACTTGAGATTCCGGCGCCGGACGCAAGCCAGCGGCGGTCCGGCGGGTCGGGAACCACTTGTGGCCATCGCGGCCGCCGGGGCGGCCACCCCAAAACATACGGCGGGCGATTCTTGAAGAGGGCCCGGCGACGATGTTGGAAAAGAGTTTGCGGCTAGCGCGTGACGCTTCGCAGCGACACGAACGGGAGAGGGAGGTCATGTAATGGGCGGATCTTCTTTATCTTCACCGACCGTGCTCCCAGCCCAACTTTTACCATTCAAAAAAGCAAAACGCAGTTGGCTAGCCATCGGGCAACCTACGCCATGCGCACTTTCAACACAAACGCCGCGTGGAAGCGATCAACGAAAGTCGTGAAATCGTCAATCCTCGTTTCAATGAGTCCAAATGTGTTGCGCATTCCAATACATGAAAAGAAAGGTTTGGAATTCAGCAGTTCCAATGCCCCAAACTCGACTTCATCAATGCACTCGAGTGTCAGACTTGCCACAGTGTAGCGCCACCTACTGGCAAGGAGGACAGATTTGCTCCGTCGAGTCCCCCAAGACGTCCAAATTGGGACTTGCCCATCCCAACTGACAACAGCAATGAAGAGCGAAAAAGCCACCAGAGCCCAGTCGGGagccttcatcctcctcctcctccacctgctgTGCGTGAGCCAGCCGGCCAAAAACGAAACTTCCTCGCTAAGGGATCCACAAGCGACTTGATGAGTAACGAGGCGAGTCAAGGCCAAGTGTCTCTGGGAGCGAGCGCGGCCCCTTCGCTCCAACAGAGGCCCCTTCACGCTCCTCCGACGGCCACAGAGCCTCCTTTCTCTGCCGTCGCGCGCCCCTCCGCCGTCACCCCCTTtcatggcggcggcggcaggggGGGGCGCACGCATGCCGAGCGGGGGGGGATAAGAAAAGGCCGAATGGGAGGCCGcatcaaaagaaaaatcagctcG
Protein-coding sequences here:
- the zgc:162698 gene encoding transmembrane protein 87A-like isoform X2, producing MTFTEPGSGGLQRVGPLFQLVPVMVVSAGLERTRSTLWTGTVLLLVLSGLHGPSCVVSEPGKWTLDVDSDTLKTQDMFVFAKTLFNNSFIHLKLASCDSSSPVHLNVSWYLRSSRCYDEVFGLDVMRANLYFKSTAVNPGGGSGFYVFHQYPPISCHPRVDPNIFGLDAFDVQTRLTELQANTEKTPGRRRREAELPKPKVAAHPHFDAVAQSWADGPYMFLLSVQEVKDQKRAPEPARWNLRLDVSMKGPHDYISATEWPLMLFYMAMCIVYVLLALLWLALSACYWRDLLRIQFWIGGVIFLGMLEKAVYYAEFQSIRYDGLSVRGAAALAEVLSAVKRTLARVLVIIASLGYGIVKPRLGALLHRVVGVGLLYLTFSAAEGLLRINADRGDNAGSVLLCDVVLAFTDSCVIWWIFVSLAQTMKLLRLRRNLVKLSLYRHFTNTLLFAVIASVIFIVWTTKTFKMAKCQSDWRELWIDDAFWRFLFSAILLVIMFLWRPSANNQRYAFRPLVDDEESDEEEEEELMVNEAFEGMKMRGVKNETNGAARANKVDEDLKWVEENIPSSMADVALPPLLDSDEETKTTMFEMSKME
- the zgc:162698 gene encoding transmembrane protein 87A-like isoform X1 is translated as MTFTEPGSGGLQRVGPLFQLVPVMVVSAGLERTRSTLWTGTVLLLVLSGLHGPSCVVSEPGKWTLDVDSDTLKTQDMFVFAKTLFNNSFIHLKLASCDSSSPVHLNVSWYLRSSRCYDEVFGLDVMRANLYFKSTAVNPGGGSGFYVFHQYPPISCHPRVDPNIFGLDAFDVQTRLTELQANTEKTPGRRRREAELPKPKSAAGEAAADEDEEKKTTATSEGHAGAPPKQVAAHPHFDAVAQSWADGPYMFLLSVQEVKDQKRAPEPARWNLRLDVSMKGPHDYISATEWPLMLFYMAMCIVYVLLALLWLALSACYWRDLLRIQFWIGGVIFLGMLEKAVYYAEFQSIRYDGLSVRGAAALAEVLSAVKRTLARVLVIIASLGYGIVKPRLGALLHRVVGVGLLYLTFSAAEGLLRINADRGDNAGSVLLCDVVLAFTDSCVIWWIFVSLAQTMKLLRLRRNLVKLSLYRHFTNTLLFAVIASVIFIVWTTKTFKMAKCQSDWRELWIDDAFWRFLFSAILLVIMFLWRPSANNQRYAFRPLVDDEESDEEEEEELMVNEAFEGMKMRGVKNETNGAARANKVDEDLKWVEENIPSSMADVALPPLLDSDEETKTTMFEMSKME
- the si:ch211-137a8.4 gene encoding A-kinase anchor protein 12, which codes for MAATEAGAAPALQEDGDNPESKQTQAEEPAQKSETGDSEAADKDGALVNSEVIPTKDGVHHDAPVEAAASGNEEAAVVGGEAQAARVSETHEHKTSFLDSFLNKSGLGKVMPGRKKKEPSAGSEESAADKDRETGADEPPAAAEGAEAKGVGEAEAAADEAPENGDKEDEKKAKESKASVRDLIRKPVAKIFSHRGTEKKDADAPEAPKPVKVRSKSLDRLEDAEALRAAADEAAAEAETEADPKASSSSSAAAKHMKRWHSFKKLMAQKAHKRGGGEDGGGDAEGGGDSSTLDSKDSGQKRWKLKRSWTFQGLKRDPSLAGIAGKAKEERDAEPGADEEDQAEEKAEEAGEAGGGAAVTQHANDIWTSFKKRVIPKSKRANAECGPAGDRDAVPPSGEDGAAEDAKDAKSARAKRPHFGRAVSLKNFILRKGKSASVDAGDAAKEDEEAAAQAADGQGDLRGDGKVHVEAAGGESADDRDARRQEGRPEVQTAPAPAQPPVTNGDNGCQNGTAEDHGRDGPELDDENRRGPVAKSKELAAAKEEPNAKVLNATAPPVNSEQKAGSA